The following proteins are encoded in a genomic region of Haloarcula marina:
- the pstC gene encoding phosphate ABC transporter permease subunit PstC, producing the protein MSNEGQTPDLSGDRGFRTVRESTYRYALAGCAVLSVLTTVSIIAVLVLDAADFFAAYPIADFLTGTTFSPNLEPVEFGVLPLILGTFLITIGAAVIALPVGLLTAIYLSEYATERTRSILKPMLEVLAGVPTVVYGYFAIVYITPALNVFIDGVNGTLGIQLPNLGLFNALSASVVVGIMIIPMVSSISEDAMSSVPDSLRQAGYGLGATKFNVSTRIVVPAAVSGIASSFILAISRAIGETMAVVLAAGSQPPDIPAVQRAFGIPYVAPGDLVSLFTESSATMTVAMIDIASGDISGGSTAYKSLFAIGLTLFGITLAMNVVSDVIASRYREEYE; encoded by the coding sequence ATGAGCAACGAGGGACAGACCCCGGACCTCTCAGGCGACCGGGGATTCAGGACGGTCCGGGAGTCGACGTATAGATACGCGCTGGCCGGTTGCGCGGTGCTGTCCGTCCTGACGACTGTCAGTATCATCGCGGTACTCGTCCTCGACGCGGCGGATTTCTTCGCCGCGTACCCCATCGCGGACTTCCTCACGGGGACGACGTTCAGTCCCAACCTCGAACCCGTCGAGTTCGGCGTCTTGCCGCTCATCCTCGGGACGTTCCTCATCACCATCGGCGCGGCGGTCATCGCACTGCCGGTCGGTCTGTTGACGGCCATCTACCTCAGCGAGTACGCCACCGAGCGAACCCGGTCGATTCTCAAACCGATGCTCGAAGTGCTCGCGGGCGTCCCCACCGTCGTCTACGGCTACTTCGCTATCGTCTACATCACGCCCGCGCTGAACGTCTTCATCGACGGCGTGAACGGGACACTCGGGATACAACTCCCGAACCTCGGGCTGTTCAACGCGCTGTCGGCGTCCGTCGTCGTCGGCATCATGATTATCCCGATGGTCTCCTCCATCAGCGAGGACGCCATGAGTTCCGTGCCGGACTCGCTCCGACAGGCGGGATACGGCCTCGGCGCGACGAAGTTCAACGTCTCGACTCGTATCGTCGTCCCGGCGGCCGTCTCCGGCATCGCCTCGTCGTTCATCCTCGCCATCTCTCGGGCCATTGGGGAGACGATGGCCGTCGTGCTGGCCGCTGGCTCTCAGCCACCGGACATCCCGGCGGTCCAGCGGGCGTTCGGCATCCCCTACGTCGCGCCGGGCGACCTCGTTTCGCTGTTCACCGAGAGTTCCGCGACGATGACCGTCGCGATGATAGACATCGCGAGCGGGGACATCTCCGGCGGGTCGACGGCCTACAAATCGCTGTTCGCAATCGGGCTGACGCTGTTCGGCATCACGCTGGCGATGAACGTCGTCAGCGACGTAATCGCGAGCCGCTACCGTGAGGAGTACGAATAA
- a CDS encoding phosphate ABC transporter substrate-binding protein PstS family protein, whose translation MTESPNRGVSRRSFLTSTGAVGALALAGCTEGPSNGGSGGDGGGGGDGGSSGDGSSGELSGEITITGSSTVFPVATAVAEQFQREHSGVDISVSSTGSGGGFSNHFCVGNSDFNNASRPISEEEQQLCSENGIEYHEVNIATDALTVIVNTDNDWVDCMTPDELKQIWEADGASNWSDVNSEWPDEPLNRFGAADTSGTFDYFNEAIIGEEANHTSDYEATEQDNLILQGVQSDQYAIGYFGFAYYQSNTDAVKALGIDNGDGCVEPSLETAKSGEYQPLSRPLFTYPQKSALAEEHVAEFARYFVEQSANSDLIADQIGYVPKTEEDMQAELDALNSVIDEAQ comes from the coding sequence ATGACAGAATCACCGAACCGCGGCGTCTCGCGTCGTAGTTTCCTGACAAGTACCGGAGCAGTTGGCGCACTCGCACTCGCCGGGTGTACCGAAGGACCCTCCAACGGCGGTTCCGGTGGCGACGGCGGCGGCGGCGGTGACGGTGGGAGTAGCGGCGACGGTTCGTCGGGGGAACTCTCCGGCGAAATCACGATTACGGGCAGTAGCACGGTGTTCCCGGTAGCGACGGCCGTCGCCGAACAGTTCCAGCGGGAACACTCCGGCGTCGACATCAGCGTGAGTTCCACCGGGTCCGGCGGCGGGTTCAGTAACCACTTCTGCGTCGGCAATTCCGACTTCAACAACGCCTCGCGCCCCATCTCGGAAGAGGAACAACAGCTCTGTAGCGAGAACGGCATCGAGTACCACGAGGTCAACATCGCGACGGACGCGCTGACGGTCATCGTCAACACCGACAACGACTGGGTCGACTGCATGACTCCCGACGAACTCAAACAGATTTGGGAGGCCGACGGCGCCTCGAACTGGTCCGACGTCAACAGCGAGTGGCCCGACGAACCCCTCAACCGCTTCGGCGCGGCCGATACCTCCGGCACGTTCGATTACTTCAACGAGGCCATCATCGGCGAGGAGGCCAACCACACGAGCGACTACGAAGCCACCGAGCAGGACAACCTCATCCTGCAGGGCGTCCAGAGCGACCAGTACGCCATCGGCTACTTCGGCTTCGCGTACTACCAGAGCAACACGGACGCGGTCAAGGCCCTGGGCATCGACAACGGCGACGGCTGTGTCGAACCGTCGCTCGAAACCGCGAAGTCCGGGGAGTACCAGCCCCTCTCCCGCCCGCTGTTCACGTACCCCCAGAAGAGCGCACTCGCCGAGGAACACGTCGCCGAGTTCGCCCGCTACTTCGTCGAGCAGAGCGCGAACTCCGACCTCATCGCCGACCAAATCGGCTACGTCCCGAAGACGGAAGAAGACATGCAAGCGGAACTCGACGCCCTCAACAGCGTCATCGACGAAGCCCAGTAA
- a CDS encoding phosphate uptake regulator PhoU produces METRKVQVTGGSTYTVSLPKDWATENDVSAGSVVEFHAEDDLLLLAPKRDDDRVEGTLDVGGLENKHELTRAVMTMYVSGFDVIRLEAPRITAEQRRTIRNATQGLVGLEVIEETSDRVVLQDLLDSSELSVHNAITRMRLVSLTMLSDAVEALIEDDDDLAQDVMQRDDDVDRLWYMVSRVFRTVLRNPTAANEIGFPRETVFDYQSSARQLERIGDHATKIAGLSQEIGEITGETAELLGQLESEATTVPETAMDALLAEDSDDAVEKANQARSRIPSVDETARDVDSKVRELDPQSAQILGRVVDSLSRTADYGGNIAESALQKAAPRP; encoded by the coding sequence ATGGAGACCCGCAAGGTGCAGGTGACCGGCGGTTCGACCTACACAGTCTCGCTTCCGAAAGACTGGGCGACCGAAAACGACGTGAGTGCCGGTAGCGTCGTCGAGTTCCACGCCGAGGACGACCTGCTGTTGCTCGCGCCGAAACGCGACGACGACCGGGTTGAGGGAACCCTGGACGTGGGCGGACTGGAGAACAAACACGAACTCACGCGCGCGGTGATGACGATGTACGTCAGCGGCTTCGACGTCATCCGCCTCGAAGCGCCCCGAATCACCGCCGAACAGCGCCGCACCATCCGGAACGCCACGCAAGGGCTGGTCGGGTTGGAGGTCATCGAGGAGACGTCGGACCGCGTCGTCCTGCAAGACCTGCTCGACTCCTCGGAGCTGTCGGTCCACAACGCCATCACCCGGATGCGACTCGTCTCGCTGACGATGCTTTCGGACGCCGTCGAGGCGCTCATCGAGGACGACGACGACCTCGCACAGGACGTGATGCAACGGGACGACGATGTGGACCGCCTCTGGTACATGGTTTCGCGGGTCTTCCGGACGGTCCTCCGGAACCCGACGGCGGCCAACGAAATCGGCTTCCCGCGGGAGACGGTGTTCGACTACCAGTCCAGCGCCCGCCAACTGGAGCGTATCGGCGACCACGCGACGAAGATAGCGGGCCTCTCACAGGAGATAGGCGAGATTACCGGCGAAACGGCCGAACTCCTCGGCCAACTCGAATCCGAGGCCACCACCGTCCCGGAGACGGCGATGGACGCGTTACTGGCGGAGGACTCCGACGACGCCGTCGAGAAGGCCAACCAAGCGCGGAGCAGAATCCCCAGCGTCGACGAGACGGCCCGCGACGTGGACAGCAAAGTCCGGGAACTCGACCCCCAGAGCGCCCAGATACTCGGGCGCGTCGTCGACTCCCTCTCGCGGACCGCCGACTACGGCGGTAACATCGCCGAGAGCGCACTCCAAAAGGCCGCCCCGCGACCCTAG
- the ppk1 gene encoding polyphosphate kinase 1, with amino-acid sequence MSFEEPLDIPPYDPDGVDLTDPDLYLNRELSELAFQRRVLHEALDERNPLLERVRFLSIVTRNLDEFVMKRVGGLKQQVEAGISEESPDGRTPLEQWEEVHETLDPMLAKQADCYSDMLRPALAEAGIDVRDYEDLNASQRSRMRDYFEESVLPTLTPLSFDPAHPFPFISNRSLSLAVLTRRADTDGPTFTRIKIPPNRPRLVQLGDEETYVLVEDVIRNNLDLLLPNVEVVDTALFRLTRNAEVRRNEEVAEDLIDMIEEVLEQRRFATVVRMEIENDAHPRIRETLKDQLDLAEREIYDLPGPLDYREFMLLTDLDRPELQLEPWTPQPHPRLRDRRPAAFERDDEEDHQQSVFEDIDEGDILLHHPYHDFGDTVQRFLDEAANDPDVLAVKAAIYRTASDSQIIQSLIEAAENGKQVAVMVELKARFDEQNNLEWVRRLEENGIHVAYGTIGLKTHTKTALVVREGDDGVNLYSHVGTGNYHSETAKGYVDLGLLTADRDIGQDLVTLFNFFTGPGLDERFRKLLIAPVTMRREFTRFVRREAEHAREGRPARIVVKVNGLEDPAMVEELYRASMAGVEIDLVVRDICRLRPGLDGISENVTVHSVVGRFLEHSRIFYFENGGDPEYYTGSADWMTRNLDSRVEAVTPVEDPEIRRQLKFNLDLILADNCKRWTMNADGSYDQQYPRDGEAVVNTQAILMRETMKATRRDDVDSGIPADYPVDSGILVEAGGGGTSETGETGDITTVTTDDEMDRPPRPQTADGGTRTASDDPLERHADRWYHPDSSVYEYTVRTPDGGRRYLKTKDGARAALERFYD; translated from the coding sequence ATGTCGTTCGAGGAACCACTGGACATCCCGCCGTACGACCCCGACGGCGTCGACCTGACCGACCCGGACCTGTATCTGAACCGCGAACTCAGTGAACTCGCCTTCCAGCGTCGGGTCCTGCACGAGGCGCTGGACGAGCGGAATCCGCTCCTCGAACGGGTGCGGTTCCTCTCTATCGTCACCCGCAATTTAGACGAGTTCGTGATGAAGCGGGTCGGCGGCCTCAAACAGCAAGTCGAAGCGGGCATCTCCGAGGAGAGTCCGGATGGTCGAACGCCGCTGGAACAGTGGGAGGAGGTCCACGAGACCCTCGACCCGATGCTCGCCAAGCAGGCGGACTGTTACAGCGACATGCTCCGCCCGGCGCTCGCCGAGGCGGGCATCGACGTGCGCGATTACGAGGACCTGAACGCCAGTCAGCGCTCACGCATGCGCGACTACTTCGAGGAGTCGGTCCTCCCCACGCTGACGCCGCTATCGTTCGACCCCGCCCACCCGTTCCCGTTCATCTCGAATCGGTCGCTTTCGCTCGCGGTGCTGACCCGACGTGCCGACACCGACGGACCGACGTTCACGCGCATCAAGATTCCGCCGAACAGGCCGCGCCTCGTCCAACTCGGCGACGAGGAGACGTACGTTCTCGTCGAGGACGTCATCCGCAACAACCTCGATTTACTCCTGCCGAACGTCGAAGTCGTCGACACCGCGCTGTTCCGTCTCACCCGGAACGCGGAGGTCCGGCGCAACGAGGAGGTCGCCGAAGACCTCATCGACATGATCGAGGAAGTGCTGGAACAGCGCCGCTTCGCCACCGTCGTCCGGATGGAGATAGAGAACGACGCTCATCCGCGGATTCGCGAGACGCTGAAAGACCAACTCGACCTCGCCGAGCGGGAGATATACGACCTGCCGGGACCGCTCGACTACCGGGAGTTCATGTTGCTGACCGACCTCGACCGGCCGGAACTGCAACTCGAACCGTGGACGCCACAGCCACATCCACGACTGCGCGACCGCCGCCCGGCGGCGTTCGAACGCGACGACGAGGAAGACCACCAGCAGAGTGTCTTCGAGGACATCGACGAGGGCGACATCCTCCTCCACCACCCGTACCACGACTTCGGGGACACCGTCCAGCGGTTCCTCGACGAGGCGGCCAACGACCCCGACGTGCTGGCGGTGAAGGCGGCCATCTACCGCACCGCCAGCGACTCCCAAATCATCCAGTCGCTCATCGAAGCGGCGGAGAACGGCAAGCAGGTGGCGGTGATGGTCGAATTGAAGGCCCGATTCGACGAGCAGAACAACTTAGAGTGGGTCCGTCGACTGGAGGAGAACGGCATCCACGTCGCCTACGGGACTATCGGCCTGAAGACGCACACGAAAACGGCGCTCGTGGTCCGCGAGGGAGACGACGGAGTAAATCTCTACTCCCACGTAGGGACCGGTAACTACCACTCAGAGACGGCGAAGGGGTACGTCGACCTCGGCCTGCTGACGGCCGACCGGGACATCGGGCAGGACCTCGTGACGCTGTTCAACTTCTTCACCGGCCCCGGACTTGACGAGCGGTTCCGGAAACTGCTCATCGCGCCGGTGACGATGCGCCGGGAGTTCACGCGGTTCGTCCGTCGCGAGGCCGAACACGCCCGGGAGGGTCGGCCCGCTCGAATCGTCGTGAAGGTCAACGGTCTGGAGGACCCCGCGATGGTCGAGGAACTGTACCGGGCGTCGATGGCGGGCGTGGAGATAGACCTCGTGGTGCGGGACATCTGTCGCCTCCGCCCGGGACTCGACGGTATCAGCGAGAACGTCACGGTCCACTCAGTCGTCGGCCGCTTCCTCGAACACTCGCGCATCTTCTACTTCGAGAACGGCGGCGACCCCGAGTACTACACCGGGAGCGCCGACTGGATGACCCGCAATCTCGATAGCCGCGTCGAGGCGGTCACGCCCGTCGAGGACCCGGAGATACGGCGACAGTTGAAGTTCAACTTGGACCTCATCCTCGCCGACAACTGCAAGCGCTGGACGATGAACGCGGACGGAAGCTACGACCAGCAGTACCCGCGCGACGGCGAGGCCGTCGTCAACACGCAGGCGATTCTGATGCGCGAGACGATGAAGGCCACTCGCCGCGACGATGTGGACAGCGGCATCCCCGCGGACTACCCCGTGGATAGCGGCATCCTCGTCGAGGCGGGCGGAGGCGGGACGAGCGAGACGGGCGAGACGGGCGACATCACGACGGTGACGACGGACGACGAAATGGACCGGCCACCGCGTCCGCAGACCGCTGACGGCGGCACGCGAACTGCGTCGGACGACCCGCTCGAACGCCACGCCGACCGGTGGTACCACCCGGACAGTTCGGTGTACGAGTACACGGTGCGGACGCCCGACGGTGGGCGTCGATACCTGAAGACGAAAGACGGTGCGAGGGCGGCCCTAGAGCGGTTCTACGACTAG
- a CDS encoding metallophosphoesterase family protein, with protein MVPEPTLNPTIDASHRRIDSTQWDDIFVVGDVHGCRGTLERLLDELDPSADDLVVFVGDLVRKGPDSKGVVDIVRERDNLVSVRGNNEQKLVDGRKTIDALTDEDLAFVESMPAIISWDDVLVAHGGVDHRKSLVEHSLTELLNNRSLVPDGSYDRPYWFETRREFPRVFFGHTVLAEPFVTDHAVGLDTGCVYGGQLTAYDYRNDELVVVEPPETYVSRSSDSIVEPRRAAPVQ; from the coding sequence ATGGTACCAGAACCGACGCTCAATCCGACTATCGACGCATCGCACCGACGTATCGACAGCACGCAGTGGGACGACATCTTCGTCGTCGGCGACGTCCACGGGTGCCGCGGGACGTTGGAGCGCTTGCTCGACGAACTGGACCCCTCGGCCGACGACCTCGTCGTCTTCGTCGGCGACCTCGTTCGGAAGGGACCGGACAGCAAGGGTGTCGTCGACATCGTGCGCGAACGGGACAACCTCGTCAGCGTTCGCGGCAACAACGAACAGAAACTCGTCGATGGGCGCAAGACCATCGACGCGCTGACCGACGAGGACCTCGCGTTCGTCGAGTCGATGCCCGCCATCATCTCGTGGGACGACGTGCTCGTGGCCCACGGCGGCGTCGACCACCGCAAATCGCTGGTCGAACACTCGCTCACCGAACTGCTGAACAACCGGTCGCTGGTCCCCGACGGGAGCTACGACCGCCCCTACTGGTTCGAGACGCGACGGGAGTTTCCCCGCGTGTTCTTCGGCCACACGGTTCTCGCCGAACCGTTCGTCACCGACCACGCCGTCGGCCTCGACACCGGCTGTGTCTACGGCGGCCAACTGACCGCCTACGACTACCGAAACGACGAACTCGTCGTCGTCGAACCGCCAGAGACCTACGTTTCGCGTTCGTCTGACAGCATCGTCGAACCGCGCCGGGCCGCGCCGGTTCAGTGA
- a CDS encoding 30S ribosomal protein S8e, whose protein sequence is MKDQGRSPRKRTGGRRRPNHKKKKHELGRESTETQVGDRKLKVVDARGNTEKVRAVTTDIATVADGAESHEATIEQVVENPSNPNYARRNIITKGAIVETSEGKARVTSRPGQDGQVNAVVVE, encoded by the coding sequence ATGAAAGACCAGGGACGCTCCCCTCGCAAGCGGACAGGCGGTCGACGACGCCCGAACCACAAGAAGAAAAAGCACGAACTCGGCCGCGAATCCACCGAGACGCAGGTCGGCGACCGCAAACTGAAGGTCGTCGACGCTCGCGGCAACACCGAGAAGGTCCGCGCGGTCACCACCGACATCGCCACCGTCGCCGACGGCGCCGAGTCCCACGAGGCGACCATCGAGCAAGTCGTCGAGAACCCCTCGAACCCGAACTACGCCCGCCGAAACATCATCACGAAGGGCGCTATCGTCGAGACCTCCGAAGGCAAGGCCCGCGTCACGTCCCGCCCCGGGCAGGACGGGCAGGTCAACGCCGTCGTCGTCGAATAA
- a CDS encoding DUF2240 family protein, with the protein MSLKTAVAAPFRQRGTDSMAESEFVVALSLDRNWFSPDQAKTLVDVAASEGLVEHDGDSLVVTFDAAGVDVPDGFAPGEEVLRSRSTFERVLDAVVESGVEKQDAVAGINSLQSELGVTLEAAAVVYARSEGVAVESIAAEAREDI; encoded by the coding sequence ATGAGTCTGAAGACGGCCGTGGCCGCGCCGTTTCGCCAGCGCGGGACCGACAGCATGGCCGAGAGCGAGTTCGTCGTGGCCCTCTCGCTGGACCGCAACTGGTTCTCGCCCGACCAGGCGAAGACGCTGGTCGACGTGGCCGCCAGCGAGGGCCTCGTCGAACACGACGGGGATTCGCTGGTAGTCACCTTCGACGCCGCCGGAGTCGACGTTCCCGACGGCTTCGCGCCGGGAGAGGAAGTGCTCCGCTCGCGGTCGACGTTCGAACGCGTTCTCGACGCCGTCGTCGAAAGCGGCGTCGAGAAACAGGACGCCGTGGCCGGCATCAATAGCTTGCAGTCCGAACTCGGCGTGACGCTGGAGGCGGCCGCCGTCGTCTACGCCCGCAGCGAGGGCGTGGCCGTCGAGAGCATCGCGGCCGAGGCACGGGAGGACATCTGA
- the pyrF gene encoding orotidine-5'-phosphate decarboxylase has translation MHFFDRLHDRIVTADSVVSVGLDPDPDRLPETVRDADLPRWQFNRRIIDATHEHAACYKPNAAFYEDADGWRALRETIAYAHGKDVPVLLDAKRGDIGNTARQYARILDDEYGPAADAITVNPFLGRDSLEPFLQQAEKGVFVLGRTSNPGGADLQDLELASGEKLYERVVHLADLWNDNGNVGLVVGATAPEELAEIRELVPDIPFLVPGVGAQGGDAEAAVEHGLADGVGLVNSSRGIIFAGEDAANRGTPEKFFEAAGQSAKQLKEQLNRFR, from the coding sequence ATGCACTTCTTCGACCGGCTTCACGACCGAATCGTGACCGCCGACAGCGTCGTTTCGGTGGGACTGGACCCTGACCCGGACAGGCTTCCCGAGACCGTACGGGACGCCGACCTGCCGCGCTGGCAGTTCAACCGCCGCATCATCGACGCGACGCACGAACACGCCGCCTGCTACAAGCCCAACGCCGCGTTCTACGAGGACGCCGACGGCTGGCGGGCGCTCCGTGAGACCATCGCGTACGCCCACGGCAAGGACGTGCCGGTCCTGCTGGACGCCAAGCGCGGCGACATCGGCAACACCGCCCGCCAGTACGCCCGGATTCTCGACGACGAATACGGCCCCGCCGCCGACGCCATCACCGTCAACCCGTTCCTCGGCCGCGACTCGCTGGAACCGTTCCTCCAACAGGCGGAGAAGGGCGTGTTCGTCCTCGGTCGCACCTCCAACCCCGGCGGCGCGGACCTCCAGGACCTCGAACTGGCCTCCGGCGAGAAACTGTACGAGCGAGTCGTCCACCTCGCGGACCTCTGGAACGACAACGGCAACGTCGGCCTCGTCGTCGGCGCGACGGCCCCCGAAGAGTTGGCGGAGATACGCGAACTCGTCCCCGACATCCCGTTCCTCGTTCCCGGCGTGGGCGCACAGGGCGGCGACGCCGAAGCGGCCGTCGAGCACGGCCTCGCCGACGGCGTCGGCCTCGTCAACTCCTCGCGGGGCATCATCTTCGCGGGCGAGGACGCCGCGAACCGGGGCACGCCCGAGAAGTTCTTCGAGGCGGCGGGACAGTCCGCGAAGCAACTCAAAGAGCAGTTGAACAGATTCCGCTGA
- a CDS encoding J domain-containing protein, with protein MQYDRVITGVAAVFAVLTATLTVVGLLVNPAVLFLALMFGASTYFMYYHLSGKMASDLYERVERRAAGGGRAGGRRNTSRGGFGAGPRENRRRTRVGQAAQQARQARQRGGRRQRTQQRQRRRRTVQQSSGPTVREAYDRLGLDAGADQTAVKEAYRERVKEVHPDTDTGSEAEFKRVKAAYETLTDD; from the coding sequence GTGCAGTACGACCGGGTCATAACGGGCGTCGCCGCCGTGTTCGCGGTGCTGACAGCCACGCTGACGGTGGTCGGCCTCCTCGTCAATCCGGCCGTCCTCTTTCTCGCGCTCATGTTCGGCGCGTCGACGTACTTCATGTACTACCACCTGAGCGGGAAGATGGCGTCTGACCTGTACGAGCGAGTCGAGCGCCGGGCCGCGGGCGGCGGTCGCGCTGGCGGACGACGCAACACCAGTCGCGGCGGGTTCGGGGCCGGACCGCGCGAGAACCGCCGCCGGACGCGGGTCGGGCAGGCCGCCCAACAGGCACGACAGGCCCGACAACGCGGCGGGCGACGGCAACGCACGCAACAGCGACAGCGTCGTCGCCGAACCGTCCAGCAGTCCTCTGGGCCGACCGTCCGGGAAGCGTACGACCGTCTCGGACTGGACGCGGGAGCGGACCAAACGGCCGTCAAAGAGGCGTACCGAGAACGCGTCAAGGAGGTCCATCCCGACACCGACACCGGGAGCGAAGCGGAGTTCAAACGCGTCAAGGCCGCCTACGAGACGCTGACGGACGACTGA
- a CDS encoding phosphoglycolate phosphatase: MTETPPLLVDIDGTLTDESRAVDPRVFPVLREWPEPVVIATGKAMPFPIGLCEFLGIERTVVAENGGVVFVEATDELQLRGDHEAALAVGEAYRDLGHELGFGVVDLANRWRETELVVSLDQPLAPLKRLADEYGLVVLDTGFAYHVTDPSVDKGTGLEAVCDELGLAPGGFLAVGDSENDAEAFDVAGEAVAVANADATATARADRVTDAAYADGFLEAVAPYRPA, encoded by the coding sequence ATGACCGAGACGCCTCCCCTGCTGGTCGATATCGACGGGACGCTGACCGACGAGTCCCGCGCCGTCGACCCGCGCGTGTTCCCCGTCCTCCGAGAATGGCCCGAACCCGTCGTCATCGCGACGGGGAAGGCGATGCCGTTCCCCATCGGCCTCTGTGAGTTTCTGGGCATCGAGCGCACCGTCGTCGCGGAGAACGGCGGCGTCGTCTTCGTCGAAGCGACGGACGAACTCCAGTTGCGCGGCGACCACGAGGCCGCACTCGCGGTGGGCGAGGCATACCGCGACTTGGGCCACGAACTCGGGTTCGGGGTCGTCGACCTGGCGAACCGCTGGCGGGAGACGGAACTGGTCGTCAGCCTCGACCAACCGCTGGCCCCGCTGAAACGACTCGCCGACGAGTACGGTCTCGTCGTCCTCGACACCGGATTCGCCTATCACGTCACCGACCCGAGCGTCGACAAGGGAACCGGACTCGAAGCCGTCTGCGACGAGTTGGGACTCGCTCCCGGCGGCTTTCTGGCGGTCGGAGACTCCGAGAACGACGCCGAAGCGTTCGACGTGGCGGGCGAGGCCGTCGCGGTGGCGAACGCCGACGCGACGGCGACGGCGCGGGCCGACCGCGTGACCGACGCCGCGTACGCCGACGGGTTCCTCGAAGCGGTCGCACCGTATCGCCCGGCGTGA